A genomic region of Ovis aries strain OAR_USU_Benz2616 breed Rambouillet chromosome 20, ARS-UI_Ramb_v3.0, whole genome shotgun sequence contains the following coding sequences:
- the LOC121817397 gene encoding myb-like protein X, whose product MDKENKIEKGQSKKGDSIKDEGKTGERRVNVKKKGDEDTDNKDKKGGEDREDQDKKEEEDSNKNKDKKEEEDKTKNKDMKGDEDKIKVKDIKEDEEKTEDKGMKGDEKTEDSDMQGEEEKTEDKGMQGDEEKTEDKGMKGDKDKTEDKDMKGDEEKTQDKDKSMKGDEEKTQDKSMKGDEKTEDKGMEGDEKTEDKGMKGDEKTEDRDMKGDEEKTEDRSMKGDEEKTEDRGMKGDEEKTEDKGMKGDEEKTEDRSMKGDEEKTEDRGMKGDEKTEDKGMKGDEEKTEDRDMKGDEEKTEDRSMKGDEEKTEDRSMKGDEEKTEDRGMKGDEEKTEDWGMKGDEEKTEDKDMKEDKEKTEDKGMKGDEEKTEDKGMKGDEEKTENRDMKGDEEKTEDNGMKGDEDKIKDKNIKRDEDKKSKTIKGESMKKRDKIKDKDINQRKSSRQKKDSKKSH is encoded by the coding sequence AtggacaaggaaaataaaatagaaaagggcCAATCAAAGAAAGGAGATAGTATAAAAGATGAAGGTAAAACTGGGGAACGAAGGGTGAATGTGAAAAAGAAGGGAGATGAGGACACAGATAATAAAGACAAGAAGGGAGGTGAAGACAGGGAGGACCAGgacaagaaagaagaggaagatagCAACAAGAACAAAgacaagaaggaagaagaggataAGACAAAGAACAAGGACATGAAAGGAGATGAAGATAAGATAAAAGTCAAGGATATAAAGGAAGATGAGGAGAAGACCGAGGACAAGGGCATGAAGGGAGATGAGAAGACGGAGGACAGTGACatgcagggagaggaggagaagacagaggacaagGGCATGCAGGGAGATGAGGAAAAGACAGAGGACAAGGGCATGAAGGGGGATAAGGACAAAACAGAGGACAAGGACATGAAGGGAGATGAGGAGAAGACACAGGACAAGGACAAGAGCATGAAGGGAGATGAGGAGAAGACACAGGACAAGAGCATGAAGGGagatgagaagacagaggacaagggcatggagggagatgagaagacagaggacAAGGGCATGAAGGGagatgagaagacagaggacAGGGACATGAAGGGAGatgaggagaagacagaggacagGAGCATGAAGGGAGatgaggagaagacagaggacagGGGCATGAAGGGGGatgaggagaagacagaggacaagGGCATGAAGGGGGatgaggagaagacagaggacagGAGCATGAAGGGAGatgaggagaagacagaggacagGGGCATGAAGGGGGATGAGAAGACAGAGGACAAGGGCATGAAGGGAGatgaggagaagacagaggacagGGACATGAAGGGAGatgaggagaagacagaggacagGAGCATGAAGGGAGatgaggagaagacagaggacagGAGCATGAAGGGAGatgaggagaagacagaggacagGGGCATGAAGGGGGatgaggagaagacagaggactgGGGCATGAAGGGGGatgaggagaagacagaggacaagGACATGAAGGAGGACAAGGAAAAGACAGAGGACAAGGGCATGAAGGGGGATGAGGAAAAGACAGAGGACAAGGGCATGAAGGGGGACGAGGAAAAGACAGAGAACAGGGACATGAAGGGGGATGAGGAAAAGACAGAGGACAACGGCATGAAGGGAGATGAGGACAAGATAAAAGACAAGAACATAAAGAGAGATGAAGACAAAAAGAGCAAGACTATCAAAGGAGAGTCcatgaaaaaaagagataaaataaaggACAAGGATATAAACCAAAGAAAAAgttccaggcagaaaaaggacaGTAAAAAGTCACACTGA